The proteins below come from a single Plasmodium sp. gorilla clade G2 genome assembly, chromosome: 13 genomic window:
- a CDS encoding tyrosine kinase-like protein, with product MSEHSSGVSRKLFCNSDKLFYDNFKNLDDRLNLNNNFNENKYEEIYNKKYMRNNRRFKTEPPKHLYENESEQSYSSFFHNILRSISKNITNDDNDGDDNDDDDNDDDDNDDNNNDNDYGDDNNIDDNNNNNDNKNICCEIPHCHGISKKMKSIHSKIHKDPPVGYYKNFLYNNKNLSKEKEINNICSSINKTQRTLKRIDTNINQTSNNMKYLKTVNSDIISDVFLKNNVKSLIVYDTGGIDIELIENENPEFLYHTYTGNIISNMYYEYDDSIKNKDTYKNEEKKDTINSSLSYRENYIYKRDHKLSYSYKNKDDNEKIKNNSSEKNNIMNNSSDMSSNSDSSKILTNKKKKENNNINNNNNINNNNNNNINKNNNIYYNNQCDGNILYNDVNNNKIIYNKSSVDNKYLCKDICENTYKNTYKNISNKYDLQDYNTNSSTEKYYNIKNKNSLVNKNNNYIHNTSSERSKGYRSYSSISSIVSLNAYEKENRKKYYYIGETMNNVRNGWGMLIYNDRVIFEGEYKMNNAIGYFIKYNEYSTEIGYRSPISVKSVIIMSDNDNFIVQNRSENLDTSKSGDQQDGSDNWNIYNEDDDNNNDNNDNNDNIYNDESINNDHNIYNNDHNIYNNHNNDSNCNNNKENPSSNKIDQINKNNCKINCNENINNLNINIPIYDNYSNPISNPSYHINLKYTNKSLQNKDNKMISKHDREENNCCINNDIIKNIKFSEKTEEDEKKLKKFNNLTSYVRRNSKHKTSPARSINYLKPPVMNLIRNNIYFNRNTFCKNDSTCISTSNLNSSNKKMREHKTTHFLSPMNIIVTSLDTDDEDNISDDNVKTDLINGCTQYEDERKKYEQNIKTDEEQSIETNIKDNDGRVLYQLKINKNNDRTNVSHIEKRDFKVYEEIYDNEEIKTDYSHNDNNIDNVKKMKCININNVNNKIYNENDMNNLNNPNNYNEHNNTFEKYINKKEGEEESTLNDDQNKLHINAFEKYKYLICENINNDNFVIKNNQITTFEKFMKNQENLEINNKWRDTLNKIRKENNSMRQTMQGKINNYGLNKYVCSNNIEQIKKNNLLNNTRLMGKIIKIKKENNDIYNDINSDINSDIHSDLIHDIILNNNSDVINSGDAANNVNNICSEYINNNDKENIKFCNWDRNIFPTRLRGATFPETHDDRQKHCFLFIDDYLTSNENKFDIINENVKLRASDYNKWSVNMLYNFLKMIGLKKEAYLFKINKIRGYHILKLTDKELKKLNINNSYVRKFVLSVFRFLTNSIDNADPLSLNFNSNKKFSFNNIQNICNTQITILNKIGGGSYAQVFRAKYKSMNVACKIFLYKPKHLSDESYCESYISTPRSSHRYIFPKINKNIYLENYKITDINKDNQNKEDIISNNIHMNQSNYIDHVSNVDDINYIEEENQIENNNNICKNKKNNDINNSLDTLQRNKKIKKMANLEIFRYFPTPVKYRNYEAKILYSLQECKHVIKLIGVCSLREGEESLILQHCAGGSLEKYIYKDEKKKNSAYAKSLTRPKLVKIFQQVAEGMYNIHTNQCFHRDLKLSNILLDEYQNAVISDFGLSTNFSSNDSPTAYAIYGNIFYAAPEVLKGEGFFKESDVWSFAVSLWEALTKKIAYDGISASEVFCKISSGELFLPIPKDIPIELSQLLKSMLDYDFTKRPLFNVIAKKLEQIRIQAEDKLHLDIMSFFDG from the coding sequence atgagcGAACATTCATCTGGGGTTTCAAGAAAACTGTTTTGTAATTctgataaattattttatgacAATTTTAAGAATTTAGATGATCGTCTtaatttgaataataattttaatgagaataaatatgaagaaatatacaataagaaatatatgagAAATAATCGGAGATTTAAAACGGAGCCTCCAAAacatttatatgaaaatgagAGTGAGCAATCTTATTCTTCCTTTTTTCATAACATACTTAGAagtatatcaaaaaatataacaaatgatgataatgatggtgatgataatgatgatgatgataatgatgatgatgataatgatgataataataatgataatgattatggcgatgataataatattgatgataataataataataatgataataaaaatatatgctgTGAAATACCCCATTGTCATGGAATCtcaaagaaaatgaaatcgATTCATAGCAAAATTCATAAAGACCCACCTGTAGGATATtacaaaaattttttatataataataaaaatttatctaAAGAGAAAGagattaataatatttgttcttcaataaataaaactcAAAGAACATTAAAAAGAATAGATACTAATATAAACCAGACATccaataatatgaaatatttaaaaactgTTAACAGTGATATTATATCAGAtgtctttttaaaaaataatgttaagAGTTTAATTGTTTATGACACAGGTGGTATAGACATTGAGCTgatagaaaatgaaaatccAGAATTTCTATATCATACATATACAggtaatattatatctaatatgtattatgaatatgatgattctataaaaaataaagacacatataaaaatgaagaaaaaaaagatacaaTTAATTCATCCTTATCATATagagaaaattatatatataaaagggaCCATAAGTTGAgttattcttataaaaataaagatgataatgaaaaaataaaaaataattcttcagaaaaaaataatattatgaataattcTAGTGATATGAGTAGTAACAGTGATAGTAGtaaaatattaacaaataaaaaaaaaaaggaaaataataatataaataataataataatataaataataataataataataatataaataaaaataataatatttattataataatcagtGTGAtggtaatattttatataatgatgtaaataataataaaataatttataacaaAAGTAGTgtagataataaatatttgtgtaaagatatatgtgaaaatacatataaaaatacatataaaaatatatctaataaatatgatttaCAAGATTATAATACAAATTCTTCaacagaaaaatattataatattaaaaataaaaattctttagtaaataaaaataataactatatacataatacatCATCAGAACGTAGTAAAGGTTATCGTTCTTATTCATCAATATCTAGTATTGTTTCTTTGAATGcttatgaaaaagaaaatagaaagaaatattattatataggaGAGACTATGAATAATGTAAGAAATGGATGGGGTatgcttatatataatgatagaGTTATATTTGAAGGggaatataaaatgaataatgcTATaggatattttataaaatataatgaatattcaACAGAGATAGGATATAGAAGTCCTATAAGTGTAAAGTCTGTAATTATTATGAGTGATAATGACAATTTTATTGTTCAAAATAGGTCAGAAAATTTGGACACTTCAAAAAGTGGGGATCAGCAAGATGGTAGTGATAattggaatatatataatgaggatgacgacaataataatgataataatgataataatgataatatttataatgatgagagtattaataatgatcataatatttataataatgatcataatatttataataatcataataatgatagtaactgcaataataataaagaaaaccCTTCTAGCAACAAAATTGATCaaattaataagaataattgtAAAATAAATTGTAATGAAAACAtcaataatttaaatataaatatacctatatatgataattattctaATCCTATAAGTAATCCTTCTTAccatattaatttaaaatatacaaataaatcactacaaaataaagataataaaatgatttcAAAACATGATAGAGAAGAAAATAACTGttgtataaataatgatataataaaaaatataaaattttcagAAAAAACAGAAGAAGatgagaaaaaattaaaaaaatttaataatctTACTAGTTATGTTAGAAGAAATAGTAAACATAAAACATCACCTGCACGttctataaattatttaaaaccACCTGTTATGAatttaataagaaataatatttattttaatagaaATACATTTTGTAAAAATGACAGTACATGCATTTCTACATCTAATTtaaatagtagtaataaaaaaatgagagAACATAAAACTACTCATTTTTTAAGCCCCATGAATATTATAGTAACATCATTAGATACAGACgatgaagataatatttCAGATGATAATGTAAAAACGGATCTTATAAATGGTTGCACACAATATGAAGAtgaaagaaagaaatatgAACAGAATATAAAAACAGATGAAGAGCAATCTATAGaaacaaatattaaagaCAATGATGGTAGGGTTTTATATCAATTAaagattaataaaaataatgatagaACTAATGTATCTCATATAGAAAAGAGGGATTTTAAAGtatatgaagaaatatatgataatgaagaaataaaaacagATTATTCTCATAATGATAACAATATAGATAATGTGAAAAAGATGAagtgtataaatattaataatgttaataataaaatatataatgaaaacgATATGAACAATTTAAATAACcctaataattataatgaacataataatacatttgaaaagtatattaacaaaaaagaGGGAGAAGAAGAATCAACATTAAATGATGATCAAAATAAATTACATATTAATgcatttgaaaaatataaatatcttatttgtgaaaatattaataatgataattttgttattaaaaataatcaaataaCAACATTTGAAAAGTTTATGAAGAATCAAGAAAAtttagaaataaataataaatggaGAGATACTCTTAATAAAATTAGGAAGGAGAATAATAGTATGAGACAAACAATGCAaggtaaaataaataattatggattaaataaatatgtatgtagtaataatatagaacaaataaaaaagaataatttatTGAATAATACACGATTGATGggtaaaattataaaaataaagaaagaaaacaatgatatatataatgatattaatagtGATATTAATAGTGATATCCATAGTGATCTCATTCACGATATCATTCTCAATAACAATAGTGATGTTATTAATAGTGGCGATGCTGCtaataatgttaataatatatgttctgaatatataaataataatgataaagaaaatataaaattttgtaattgggatagaaatatatttccAACAAGATTAAGAGGAGCTACATTTCCAGAGACACATGATGATAGACAAAAacattgttttttatttattgatgATTATTTAACatcaaatgaaaataaatttgatattataaatgaaaatgtaaaatTAAGAGCTTctgattataataaatggtctgttaatatgttatataattttcttaaaatgataggtttaaaaaaagaagcatatttatttaaaattaacaaaattagaggatatcatatattaaaattaacaGATAAAgaattgaaaaaattaaatataaataatagttaTGTTCGAAAATTTGTACTTTCTGTTTTTAGATTTTTAACTAATTCTATAGATAACGCAGATCCTTTAtcattaaattttaattctAATAAgaaattttcatttaataatatacaaaatatatgtaatactCAAATAactatattaaataaaattggaGGAGGTAGTTATGCTCAAGTATTTCGAGCCAAATATAAATCAATGAATGTTGCTTGTaaaattttcttatataaacCTAAACATTTATCAGATGAAAGTTATTGTGAAAGTTATATATCAACACCACGTTCTAGTCATAGGTATATATTTccaaaaattaataaaaatatatatctagaaaattataaaattacagatataaataaggataatcaaaataaggaagatattattagtaataatatacatatgaatcAATCGAATTATATAGACCATGTATCTAATGTGgatgatataaattatattgaagaagaaaatcaaattgaaaataataataatatatgtaaaaataaaaaaaataatgatataaataattctttagATACATTACAgagaaataagaaaataaaaaaaatggcaAATTTGGAAATATTTCGTTATTTTCCAACACCAGTAAAATATCGAAATTATGAAgccaaaattttatattccttACAAGAATGTAAACatgttataaaattaataggTGTTTGTAGTTTAAGAGAAGGAGAAGAATCATTAATACTTCAACATTGTGCAGGTGGTAgcttagaaaaatatatatataaagatgagaaaaaaaaaaattctgcATATGCTAAATCTTTAACAAGACCTAAACTTGTTAAAATATTTCAACAAGTAGCTGAAGGaatgtataatattcataCTAATCAATGTTTCCATAGAGatttaaaattatcaaatattttattagatGAATATCAAAATGCAGTTATATCTGATTTTGGTTTATCTACAAATTTTTCATCTAATGATAGTCCAACAGCATATGCTATTTatggtaatatattttatgctGCACCTGAAGTTTTAAAAGGAGAAggtttttttaaagaatcgGATGTATGGTCATTTGCTGTAAGTTTATGGGAAGCCTTAACTAAAAAAATTGCATATGATGGAATATCAGCATCTGAAgttttttgtaaaatatcATCAGGGGAATTATTCTTACCTATTCCAAAAGATATTCCTATCGAATTATCTCAACTTTTAAAAAGTATGTTAGATTATGATTTTACAAAAAGACCACTTTTTAATGTTATTGCAAAAAAATTAGAACAAATAAGAATTCAAGCCGAAGATAAATTACATTTGGATATCATGTCCTTTTTTGATGGCtaa
- a CDS encoding cytidine and deoxycytidylate deaminase, putative gives MVELSEEEAINYLNIALAEAEKSLQKELKEMPIFCLLINEEKKIISSSYNYTNESKNGSRHSELIAIDKYIYNENYEQMKNLNLIKCYNNNENSIEKSIRDYFVSLDEINNSELITNNYENINDKYINNKELYSNVNEKYSKIQERINNLKKCCIVVTCEPCIMCVYALKLVGIKNIYFCCLNERFGGCGSVLSLHKKYEDINVIYIEHPECSEKSINLMKAFYKAGNPSAPEEKRKRAIS, from the exons ATGGTTGAGCTTAGTGAAGAGGAAgctattaattatttaaatatagcATTAGCAGAA gcTGAAAAAAGTCtacaaaaagaattaaagGAAATGCCTATATTTTGTCTattaataaatgaagaaaagaaaattatatcatCCTCTTATAATTACACGAACGAATCGAAAAACGGTTCAAGGCACAGTGAATTGATTGCaattgataaatatatttataatgaaaattatgaacaaatgaaaaatttaaatttaataaaatgttataataataatgaaaattcaATTGAAAAGTCTATACGCGattattttgtttctttGGATGAAATAAACAATAGCGAATTGATAactaataattatgaaaatataaatgataaatatataaataataaagaactATATTCAAATGTGAACGAAAAATATAGTAAAATACAAGAAAggataaataatttaaagaaaTGTTGTATTGTTGTAACTTGCGAACCTTGTATTATGTGTGTATATGCATTAAAATTAGTAG gcataaaaaatatttacttTTGTTGTTTAAACGAGAGGTTTGGTGGTTGTGGCTCTGTGCTCTCATTGCATAAGAa ATATGAAGACATTAATGTCATTTATATAGAACATCCTGAATGTTCAGAAAAAAGTATTAACCTTATGAAAGCTTTTTATAAAGCTGGAAACCCATCAG CACcggaagaaaaaagaaagagaGCTATATCGTAA